The following are encoded together in the Apus apus isolate bApuApu2 chromosome 7, bApuApu2.pri.cur, whole genome shotgun sequence genome:
- the ZBTB41 gene encoding zinc finger and BTB domain-containing protein 41, with the protein MKKRRRVAANRKEKVHLGHEKEPSEQILVVDCAREIVPKSSEIVPADRLESSQELSPSSEQRKLLSSLQYNKNLLKYLNDDRQKHPSFCDLLIIVEGKEFSAHKVVVAVGSSYFHACLSKNPSTDVVTLDHVTHSVFQHLLEFLYTSEFFVYKNEIPLVLEAAKFLDIIDAVKLLNNESVSNVQTDVVTDAPTPVETLNELTGKLLNSHQCTFCGRSFCYKKSLENHLARTHRSLSLERKHGLKMLEKANFSTRRSTRNRRCPAKFDNSDNESGDASDNILEKVSSDKETSDRSEFEDSESECNADEEGQEEEMSGEDSESEEQSEKEQNDTEEGSEAVDSVGSIPEGLAPVIIQSSSKKLLQCPKCDKKFDRIGKYESHTRVHTGEKPFECDICHQRYSTKSNLTVHRKKHSGDSDFHKKEHKCPYCNKLHASKKTLAKHVKRFHPENVQEFLSIKKTKSEGWKCDICKKSFTRRPHLEEHMILHSQDKPFKCTYCEEHFKSRFARLKHQEKFHLGPFPCDICGRQFNDTGNLKRHIECTHGGKRKWTCFICGKSVRERTTLKEHLRIHSGEKPHLCSICGQSFRHGSSYRLHLRVHHDDKRYECEECGKTFIRHDHLTKHKKIHSGEKAHQCEECGKCFGRRDHLTVHYKSVHLGEKVWQKYKATFHQCEVCKKVFKGKSSLEMHFRTHSGEKPYKCQICNQSFRIKKTLTKHMVIHSDARPFNCQHCNATFKRKDKLKYHMDHVHGSKAAEEALTSSSEEKLVSLPVQYTSDDKVYQTEAKQYVEQSKAYQSEAKTLLQNVSTEVCVPVTLVPVQMPDPQADLVQHTTQSHGILPPQPEQTDYQRATDLSFLEKYTLTPQPATIVHPVRPEQMLDPRDQSYLGTLLGLDTAPTVQNISNSEHS; encoded by the exons atgaagaaaaggaggcgAGTCGCTGCAAATCGAAAAGAAAAGGTTCATCTTGGCCATGAGAAAGAACCTTCAGAACAGATTCTTGTAGTAGACTGCGCACGTGAAATTGTCCCCAAGTCTTCAGAAATAGTTCCTGCAGATCGGCTTGAATCTTCCCAAGAACTTTCACCATCATCAGAACAAAGAAAGCTCTTAAGCTCATTGCAGTATAACAAAAATCTGCTTAAATACTTAAATGACGATAGACAGAAACATCCATCATTTTGTGATTTACTCATAATTgtagaaggaaaagaatttagTGCTCACAAAGTTGTAGTGGCTGTTGGGAGTAGTTATTTTCATGCCTGTTTGAGCAAAAATCCAAGCACCGATGTTGTCACTTTGGATCATGTAACTCATTCTGTCTTTCAGCATTTGCTTGAGTTTCTCTACACCTCTGAGTTTTTTgtgtataaaaatgaaattccGTTAGTGCTGGAAGCAGCAAAATTTTTAGATATCATAGATGCAGTGAAGTTACTAAACAATGAAAGTGTTTCTAATGTACAGACTGATGTGGTAACTGATGCACCTACACCAGTAGAAACACTCAATGAACTGACAGGTAAACTGTTAAATAGTCATCAGTGCACTTTTTGTGGCCGAAGTTTCTGTTACAAGAAGTCCTTAGAAAATCATTTGGCCAGAACCCACAGATCCCtttcactggaaagaaaacatggGTTAAAGATGCTCGAGAAAGCCAACTTTTCCACGAGGCGTTCTACGAGAAACCGTAGATGTCCAGCTAAATTTGACAACAGTGACAATGAAAGTGGTGATGCCTCTGACAACATTTTGGAAAAGGTCAGTTCTGACAAGGAAACATCTGACAGAAGTGAATTTGAAGACAGTGAAAGTGAATGCAATGCTGATGAAGAAGGACAGGAAGAGGAAATGTCAGGTGAAGATTCAGAGTCAGAAGAGCAAagtgaaaaagaacagaatgaTACTGAAGAGGGTTCTGAGGCGGTTGATTCAGTAGGGAGTATTCCTGAAGGCTTGGCTCCAGTCATCATTCAAAGCAGTAGCAAAAAACTACTGCAGTGTCCCAAGTGTGACAAAAAATTTGATCGAATAG GCAAATATGAGAGCCATACACGTGTACATACAGGTGAGAAGCCTTTTGAGTGTGATATATGTCACCAGCGCTATTCAACAAAGTCCAACCTAACAGtgcacagaaagaaacactCCGGTGATAGTGACTTTCATAAAAAGGAACACAAATGTCCCTACTGCAATAAGCTGCATGCAAGCAAAAAGACTTTAGCAAAGCACGTGAAGAG GTTTCATCCAGAGAATGTACAAGAATTTCTTTCTATCAAGAAGACGAAGAGTGAAGGTTGGAAATGTGAT ATCTGTAAGAAATCTTTCACTCGGAGACCTCATTTAGAAGAGCATATGATCCTCCACTCTCAGGATAAACCCTTTAAGTGTACCTACTGTGAAGAGCACTTTAAATCGCGATTCGCAAGACTGAAACATCAAGAAAAGTTCCATCTCG GGCCTTTTCCTTGTGATATTTGTGGCCGCCAGTTTAATGATACAGGAAACCTGAAACGCCATATAGAATGTACCCatggaggaaagaggaaatggACATGTTTCATCTGTGGAAAATCTGTGAGGGAACG AACAACTTTGAAAGAACATCTGAGAATTCACAGTGGAGAGAAGCCTCATCTTTGCAGTATTTGTGGGCAGAGTTTTCGTCATGGAAGCTCTTACAG ACTTCATCTAAGAGTCCACCATGACGACAAGAGGTATGAATGTGAAGAATGTGGGAAAACATTTATTCGTCATGACCATctgacaaaacacaaaaaaatacactCAG GTGAAAAAGCACATCAGTGTGAGGAATGTGGGAAATGTTTTGGCCGTAGAGATCACCTTACTGTTCATTATAAAAGTGTTCATCTAGGAGAAAAAGTCTGGCAGAA aTATAAAGCAACATTTCACCAGTGTGAAGTCTGCAAGAAAGTTTTTAAAGGGAAATCAAGTTTGGAAATGCATTTTAGGACACATTcag GCGAGAAACCCTACAAATGTCAAATCTGTAATCAGTCTTTTAGGATTAAGAAGACATTGACAAAACACATGGTTATTCATTCAGATGCTCGACCTTTTAATTGCCAGCACTGCAATGCAACATTTAAACGGAAAGACAAGCTGAAATATCATATGGATCATGTTCATGGATCAAAGGCTGCAGAAGAGGCATTGACAtcttcttcagaggaaaaactaGTCTCCTTACCAGTGCAGTACACCTCTGATGATAAAGTTTATCAAACTGAGGCTAAACAGTATGTGGAACAGTCCAAAGCATATCAATCAGAAGCCAAAACTTTGCTACAGAATGTATCTACAGAAGTGTGTGTGCCTGTGACTTTGGTACCAGTTCAGATGCCTGATCCACAAGCTGATCTAGTACAGCACACCACTCAGTCCCATGGCATTCTTCCTCCACAACCTGAGCAGACGGATTATCAGCGAGCAACAGATTTGTCGTTTCTAGAAAAATATACTCTTACTCCACAACCTGCAACTATTGTTCACCCTGTAAGGCCTGAGCAAATGTTGGATCCTAGAGACCAGTCATATCTTGGAACTTTATTGGGGCTAGATACAGCTCCTACTGTACAGAATATTTCAAACAGTGAACATTCATGA